One genomic segment of Drosophila melanogaster chromosome 3R includes these proteins:
- the CG45207 gene encoding uncharacterized protein, isoform D, translated as MKFLSLFVCLLIALIAVKADPLSPSFQKCLDEISDAELCENFKDQFPEDAPAVPLDEFTFEAYSG; from the coding sequence ATGAAATTCTTGTCTCTGTTTGTGTGTCTTTTAATCGCGCTAATCGCAGTTAAGGCAGATCCTTTATCGCCGTCTTTTCAAAAATGCCTGGATGAAATAAGTGATGCGGAATTGTGTGAAAATTTCAAAGATCAATTCCCGGAAGATGCACCTGCTGTTCCTCTCGATGAATTTACCTTCGAGGCGTATTCTGGATAA
- the Ttc26 gene encoding tetratricopeptide repeat domain 26, which translates to MILSRGKTDSASSRNASGGPGSGLGVGRQARKTPAPASLEDFIIRRDYTGARAFLEFANDDEDEEEGAHGSKQSQVDQWIAFCNFHLGDYQQALAQYKAIQQGSSTPDGKLDLNLAVCMFYLGLYEEAQQLMANAADNPLKQRLLFHLAHKLGNEEEWSQLQEELQDSSSLEQQLSLASMHYMRAHYQEAIDVYKRVLVDNKEYQAINVYLALCFYKLDYYDMSQEVLDVYLSQHGDSTIAINLKACNRFRLFNGRVAEQEIKNIADNGTFGADLLRHNLVVFRNGEGALRVLPGLLNIIPEARLNLAIYYLKQGDVQEAHALMKELQPTSPHEYILKGVVHAALGQQLGSKEHIKTAQQNLHLVGSSATECDTIPGRQSMASAFFLYEQFEEVLVYMNSIRSYFVNDDVFNYNFAQAKCATGYYKEAEELLMQISDMDIKNQHTYCMILAKCHIHCGHPELAWNVFITRDTNAEAFILLQLIANECYKCAEFWVAAKAFDMLEKLDPSPENWEGKRGACAGVLFALCTKAQRGRPGGGISEVIGILRDSSNSQAEAMIKTIRKHINHFK; encoded by the exons ATG ATACTTTCGCGCGGAAAAACCGACTCGGCGAGCTCGAGAAATGCCAGCGGAGGTCCTGGCAGTGGACTCGGCGTTGGAAGGCAGGCAAGGAAGACTCCGGCACCGGCCTCCCTAGAGGATTTCATCATCAGGCGGGACTACACGGGAGCCCGGGCTTTTCTGGAG TTCGCCaacgacgacgaggacgaggaggagggtGCTCATGGATCCAAGCAGAGTCAGGTGGATCAGTGGATTGCCTTTTGCAATTTCCATTTGGGTGACTACCAACAGGCGCTGGCCCAATACAAGGCCATACAGCAGGGTTCGTCAACTCCTGATGGGAAATTGGATCTCAACCTGGCCGTGTGTATGTTCTACTTGGGCTTGTACGAGGAGGCCCAACAACTGATGGCCAATGCGGCTGACAATCCGCTGAAGCAGCGACTCCTCTTCCACTTGGCCCACAAGCTGGGCAACGAGGAGGAGTGGAGCCAGCTgcaggaggagctgcaggattCCTCGAGCTTGGAACAGCAGCTCAGCCTGGCTTCGATGCACTACATGCGGGCCCATTACCAGGAGGCCATCGATGTGTACAAACGGGTGCTGGTGGACAACAAGGAATACCAGGCCATCAATGTCTATTTGGCCTTGTGTTTTTACAAGCTCGACTATTACGACATGTCCCAGGAGGTCTTGGATGTGTATCTCAGTCAACATGGCGATAGTACCATAGCTATTAACCTAAAGGCTTGCAATCGATTTCGTTTGTTCAACGGTCGTGTGGCCGAGCAGGAAATCAAGAATATAGCCGATAATGGCACCTTCGGAGCGGATCTTCTGCGTCACAACTTGGTCGTTTTTCGGAACGGTGAAGGGGCATTGAGAGTCCTGCCAGGATTATTGAATATCATTCCTGAGGCTCGCTTGAATCTGGCTATATACTATCTGAAGCAGGGCGATGTTCAGGAAGCTCATGCTCTGATGAAGGAACTACAGCCAACTTCGCCGCATGAGTACATACTCAAAGGAGTGGTCCATGCCGCCCTGGGCCAGCAATTGGGATCG AAAGAGCACATCAAGACGGCCCAGCAAAACCTGCATTTGGTGGGCAGTTCGGCAACAGAGTGTGACACTATACCGGGTCGTCAGAGTATGGCCTCCGCCTTTTTCCTCTACGAGCAATTCGAGGAGGTGCTGGTCTACATGAACTCCATTCGCAGTTACTTCGTGAACGACGATGTTTTCAACTATAACTTTGCCCAGGCGAAATGCGCCACAGGATATTACaaggaggcggaggagttgCTGATGCAGATCTCCGACATGGATATCAAGAACCAGCATACCTACTGCATGATCCTGGCCAAGTGCCACATACATTGCGGTCACCCTGAGCTAGCTTGGAATGTATTCATCACCAGGGATACGAATGCGGAGGCATTTATCCTGTTGCAACTGATTGCCAATGAGTGTTACAAGTGTGCCGAATTTTGGGTGGCAGCCAAAGCATTTGATATGCTCGAAAA ACTAGATCCCAGTCCGGAGAATTGGGAGGGCAAAAGGGGCGCCTGCGCCGGAGTTTTGTTCGCCTTGTGCACCAAGGCACAAAGAGGTCGTCCTGGTGGAGGAATCTCAGAGGTCATCGGCATCCTACGCGACTCGTCGAACTCGCAGGCTGAGGCCATGATCAAAACGATTCGAAAGCACATcaatcattttaaataa
- the CG5614 gene encoding uncharacterized protein, with amino-acid sequence MSSHKINLENAYQKMIEQNIKSQLEKNGTMAALRSEMHVKILQMIRGQQNKSKVQALTGGSNQSEDHSLVKLINQMIMEFLDWFGYKHTMETFRMETGENVANRREMEQSLHITPESKDFPLLAQLVMRDWKFGVQKGGSKKLVQLPDPMEATVQRSRKLVQELKVMRAQKSEVNQGRLVQNNRKLITNNTFTKGLTPKSISTPPRSIKNENPKSYVDSSESDVLESDYSEEESEDSDAYKDIPDRQIFIDDLPPEGKYAPNYGEEGPFEGKQNQANERDNIPSTSRKQHFSRKPETESSDSDDKPSISGINKVSRQDYWNSPRGVQLRNKNTLKPEEECDTHIRKVNLDSDYSSDED; translated from the coding sequence ATGAGTTCGCATAAGATTAACCTGGAGAATGCCTACCAGAAGATGATAGAACAGAATATCAAAAGTCAGTTGGAGAAAAATGGAACCATGGCGGCACTACGGAGCGAAATGCACGTGAAGATCCTCCAGATGATACGTGGCCAGCAGAATAAGTCCAAAGTCCAAGCACTAACTGGTGGATCCAATCAATCGGAGGATCACAGCCTGGTCAAGCTGATCAACCAGATGATTATGGAGTTCCTCGATTGGTTCGGCTACAAGCACACCATGGAAACATTTCGCATGGAGACGGGTGAAAACGTGGCCAATCGCAGGGAGATGGAACAAAGTCTACACATCACACCCGAGTCAAAGGATTTTCCGCTCCTGGCTCAACTAGTTATGCGCGATTGGAAGTTCGGTGTGCAAAAAGGAGGTTCCAAAAAGTTGGTTCAGCTACCGGATCCTATGGAGGCCACTGTGCAAAGGAGTCGAAAATTGGTACAGGAACTAAAAGTTATGAGAGCACAAAAATCAGAAGTTAACCAAGGCAGACTAGTTCAAAACAATCGAAAACTCATCACTAATAATACGTTCACGAAAGGTCTCACACCCAAGAGCATTAGTACTCCACCTCGTTCGATCAAGAACGAGAATCCGAAGTCATACGTAGATAGTTCTGAATCCGATGTCCTGGAATCGGATTACAGCGAAGAAGAATCGGAGGACAGTGACGCATATAAGGACATACCCGATAGACAGATATTTATCGATGACTTGCCGCCAGAGGGAAAATATGCCCCAAATTATGGAGAAGAAGGTCCTTTTGAGGGTAAACAAAATCAGGCAAATGAACGCGACAATATTCCGAGCACATCGAGGAAGCAACATTTTTCAAGGAAGCCAGAAACTGAAAGTTCCGACTCTGATGATAAGCCTTCGATCAGTGGAATAAATAAAGTTTCAAGGCAGGACTATTGGAATTCCCCGCGAGGAGTGCAACTACGGAACAAAAATACCTTAAAACCGGAGGAAGAATGTGATACCCACATAAGAAAAGTCAATTTAGACAGCGATTACAGCTCGGATGAAGATTGA
- the Acyp2 gene encoding acylphosphatase 2, isoform A — protein MAGSGVAKQIFALDFEIFGRVQGVFFRKHTSHEAKRLGVRGWCMNTRDGTVKGQLEAPMMNLMEMKHWLENNRIPNAKVSKAEFSQIQEIEDYTFTSFDIKH, from the exons ATGGCGGGATCTGGAGTTGCCAAGCAGATATTTGCCCTCGATTTCGAGATCTTTGGACGAGTGCAAG GTGTGTTCTTCCGCAAA CACACGTCGCATGAGGCTAAAAGATTGGGAGTTAGGGGCTGGTGCATGAATACCCGGGATGGGACCGTCAAGGGACAACTGGAGGCTCCTATGATGAATTTAATGGAAAT GAAACATTGGCTGGAGAACAACCGAATTCCCAACGCTAAGGTCTCAAAGGCTGAATTTTCGCAAATCCAGGAAATCGAGGACTATACGTTCACTTCCTTTgacataaaacattaa
- the CG9590 gene encoding uncharacterized protein — protein sequence MAKNPKKEEDGGNDWAQSDEDDNWDDWGDDDDKFVHVEKEQQPQEKVSSRNDAKGTAENQEKLETPRISAPATASATSSSWGLWGGKLSSVLTTATEGLGTITTQVNQGLNQIIGVPDPEELARINVAEKAEKAAKAPPEENVDDEKESSAAFGLDFVTNLGSKVLNTGLDTLEGIGKKTMTILQDNDPKLMNKRKLLGLEANSPNLSAVLLEAKKEADQMEQSLQQLQLKRQKAQLRFEILFENYCGLVHFEALEILSKESRLKLDTLLDAVSGNARAELQETINEVKELIELEDLDVESEGDYEAEELSERLAATIKDAELGIQFDDIANHWTQSLSWLTSEEATAADLEQAYAKSIHALSEACALEMCKLHKIAELLLVKPHHSTANEVDGVVNLCQQFNGHLQGLSHRFAAVLSGKSETEESKGRVSTFFSEMLSAVQFIEKAYKLFTPILQMGAV from the exons atggcaaaaaatccaaaaaaggAGGAGGACGGCGGTAACGACTGGGCCCAAAGTGACGAGGACGACAACTGGGACGATTGGggcgatgacgatgacaaGTTCGTTCACGTGGAGAAGGAACAGCAGCCACAGGAGAAAGTCTCGAGCAGAAACGACGCAAAAGGAACGGCGGAAAATCAGGAAAAGCTGGAAACTCCCAGAATTTCTGctccagcaacagcatccGCCACATCCTCGTCCTGGGGTCTGTGGGGCGGTAAACTGAGCTCCGTGCTAACCACCGCCACGGAGGGATTGGGCACGATAACCACCCAAGTCAACCAGGGGCTTAATCAAATCATCGGAGTGCCCGATCCCGAGGAGCTGGCTCGCATTAATGTGGCTGAAAAGGCGGAAAAGGCTGCTAAAGCGCCGCCAGAGGAAAATGTCGACGATGAAAAAGAATCTTCGGCCGCCTTTGGCTTGGACTTTGTCACCAATCTGGGCTCCAAGGTTCTCAACACCGGACTGGATACACTCGAGGGCATTGGCAAGAAGACCATGACCATCCTGCAGGACAACGATCCCAAGCTGATGAACAAGAGGAAACTGCTCGGTCTGGAGGCCAACTCGCCTAATTTGAGTGCCGTGTTGCTGGAGGCAAAGAAGGAGGCCGACCAAATGGAGCAATCCCTGCAACAGCTACAGCTGAAAAGACAGAAGGCGCAGCTGCGTTTCGAAATCCTTTTCGAAAATTACTGCGGCCTGGTGCACTTCGAGGCCCTGGAGATCCTTTCCAAGGAGTCACGCCTCAAACTGGACACCCTACTCGATGCGGTTAGTGGCAATGCCCGTGCAGAGTTGCAGGAAACGATAAACGAGGTGAAGGAACTGATCGAACTGGAGGATCTGGATGTGGAGAGTGAAGGTGACTACGAGGCGGAGGAACTGAGCGAGCGATTGGCGGCCACAATCAAGGACGCCGAGCTGGGCATTCAGTTTGACGACATAGCCAA TCACTGGACGCAGTCCCTCAGCTGGTTGACCTCAGAGGAAGCAACTGCCGCCGATCTGGAGCAAGCCTATGCTAAGAGCATCCACGCGCTGAGTGAAGCGTGCGCCCTCGAGATGTGTAAGCTGCACAAAATCGCCGAGCTGTTGCTGGTGAAGCCACATCACAGCACCGCCAACGAAGTGGATGGCGTCGTCAATCTCTGCCAGCAGTTCAATGGACACCTTCAAGGACTTAGCCACCGCTTCGCCGCCGTTCTGAGCGGCAAGTCAGAAACGGAGGAATCAAAAGGCCGGGTCAGCACATTCTTTTCCGAAATGCTATCTGCCGTGCAGTTCATCGAGAAGGCCTACAAGCTATTTACACCCATTCTCCAGATGGGAGCTGTGTAA
- the c(3)G gene encoding crossover suppressor on 3 of gowen, isoform C, which yields MTGAKKRSGAPLVDAAHSKAPKPGTVAQEKNSQIPTVWKKDHVKTQLFERSNEKPSKKRTPLVAPRVQQSKIEAQTSQAVEKTQEDQTFAATIDSSTKSLKKSPKNEGELWADIQKLSPHTGIIIHSFIKQYNESLNNLKKKDLVVSKKMRAIAMDSLKKKSENISLKEKLTNMELELTQLKTDLIEQQEKNAENIQKYTEINKKYTHCEQHYDKELEIIKVCVEKKNSELRDAQSRMALQAQELNNMQQTNRELAGACENYKKDLEEAEVAKSMILHELTDLKELHEDLQLQFEDVSAQKEKFEANILQLSSDLNAKMLDCAQLEDRIEQLPIEANKALSKLQRDLEASELQFVDQQRLTDQATRELELVRNEINTFKTLIEEKERRHVSLSDELTQMTERLSELADINESYINELTETKLKHSQEIKDQADAYEIVVQELKESLNKASVDFTQLKSNSEKLHKETLLQVSELQEKLIEMVSHRSNQEELIKRLGNEIQEKTHNFEEELKRQQEQLANQMQMKATEVESENKRNAVEIQKLKSELEERNKAFKAQQDKLEYLISDHDTLKSAIINLQAEKKEIESELSTAKVKFSEELQSQKDNLMKKVSELELEIKRKETELIELEREKNNEMAVLQFKMNRINCLIDQPVTTIKQLKDSKGPTRTESIPTKVQPENTDEFSSTARKRNARRQKITTYSSDFDSGDDIPIVGNSLSGKRAKLCAPIKPQNNIDMFDMLKNSK from the exons ATGACGGGCGCCAAGAAAAGATCGGGAGCACCGTTAGTGGATGCAGCTCACTCGAAAGCCCCAAAACCAGGTACAGTTGCCcaagaaaaaaacagccaaatTCCAACTGTTTGGAAAAAGGATCATGTAAAAACTCAACTTTTCGAAAGATCAAACGAAAAGCCATCCAAAAAAAGAACTCCGCTAGTGGCTCCTAGAGTTCAGCAATCAAAAATTGAAGCGCAAACTTCTCAGGCTGTGGAAAAAACACAGGAAGACCAAACTTTTGCAGCCACCATAGACAGTTCAACAAAAAGTCTAAAAAAGTCTCCCAAAAACGAGGGAGAATTATGGGCAGATATTCAGAAGCTGTCGCCCCACACGGGAATAATAATTCATAGCTTCATAAAGCAGTACAACGAATCGCTAAATAATCTCAAGAAGAAAGACTTGGTGGTCAGCAAGAAAATGAGAGCCATCGCCATGGACTCGCTGAagaaaaaatcggaaaatatCAGCTTGAAGGAAAA GTTGACAAATATGGAACTGGAGCTGACCCAACTGAAAACTGATCTTATCGAGCAGCAGGAGAAGAACGCAGAGAACATCCAGAAGTACACGGAAATCAACAAAAAGTACACCCACTGCGAGCAACATTACGACAAGGAGCTGGAAATCATTAAAGTATGTGTTGAGAAGAAAAATTCAGAGCTCCGAGATGCTCAATCCCGGATGGCCCTGCAGGCGCAAGAG CTGAATAATATGCAGCAAACGAATCGTGAGTTAGCTGGAGCCTGCGAGAATTATAAAAAGGATTTGGAAGAAGCAGAAGTGGCCAAATCTATGATTCTACATGAACTTACCGATCTCAAAGAGCTCCACGAAGACCTACAGCTTCAATTTGAAGATGTGTCTGCACAAAAGGAAAAGTTTGAG GCAAACATTTTACAATTAAGCAGCGACTTAAATGCAAAGATGCTTGACTGCGCCCAGCTTGAAGATCGCATTGAGCAGCTGCCAATAGAGGCCAACAAAGCTTTGTCGAAACTGCAACGTGATTTAGAAGCCAGTGAATTGCAGTTCGTGGATCAGCAACGATTGACTGATCAGGCAACGAGGGAACTCGAACTTGTTCGCAATGAGATAAATACGTTTAAGACTCTTATTGAGGAAAAGGAAAGAAGACATGTTTCCCTAAGTGATGAACTAACTCAAATGACGGAGAGATTGAGCGAGCTCGCTGATATCAACGAAAGTTATATCAATGAGTTGACTGAAACAAAATTGAAGCACTCCCAGGAAATAAAAGATCAAGCAGATGCCTACGAG ATTGTTGTTCAAGAGTTAAAAGAGAGCTTGAACAAGGCTTCAGTTGATTTTACTCAGCTAAAAAGCAACAGTGAGAAGCTACACAAAGAAACCCTTCTGCAGGTCTCCGAACTGCAGGAAAAACTTATAGAAATGGTGTCCCATCGCAGCAATCAGGAAGAGCTAATAAAGCGTCTTGGTAATGAAATTCAAGAAAAAACTCATAATTTTGAAGAAGAACTCAAAAGGCAACAGGAGCAGCTTGCTAATCAAATGCAGATGAAGGCCACTGAAGTTGAGAGCGAAAATAAGCGAAACGCTgttgaaatacaaaaacttaAATCTGAACTCGAAGAAAGGAATAAAGCTTTTAAGGCTCAACAGGATAAATTGGAATATTTGATTAGTGATCATGATACGCTAAAGAGCGCTATTATCAATCTTCAGGCTGAAAAGAAGGAAATCGAGAGTGAATTATCCACGGCCAAAGTTAAATTTAGCGAGGAATTACAGTCTCAGAAAGATAACCTAATG aaaaagGTATCCGAATTGGAGCttgaaattaaaagaaaagaaaccgAATTGATTGAACTTGAGCGTGAAAAGAAC AATGAAATGGCTGTGctacaatttaaaatgaatcgAATTAACTGCCTGATCGACCAACCAGTGACCACAATTAAACAGCTAAAAGATTCCAAAGGGCCAACCAGAACTGAGAGCATTCCTACTAAGGTGCAACCGGAAAATACAGACGAATTTTCAAGCACTGCCAGAAAGCGTAATGCTCGTCGTCAAAAAATTACCACATATTCCTCCGACTTTGATAGCGGCGATGATATACCA ATCGTGGGCAACTCTTTAAGCGGCAAACGTGCCAAATTATGTGCGCCCATCAAGCCACAAAATAATATTGATATGTTCGACATGTTGAAGAATTCTAAATAA
- the Uros2 gene encoding uroporphyrinogen III synthase 2 — MGDRNKQPVILLKVPSSDDFYGSALRSHNLDPIFITPSHFVFKNLKQLQAKLHEPHKYAGIIFASPRCVQAVNEALGKTPLPSCWRALHNYSLGKNTHSAAWITFQNLPTLGDHAVNANNLCDLIVETFGPKRDLPLLMPCGNGVGQTLRLRLVAQGFRVDACEVYESRSHPDFVNQMRHALKFKRMETIVFFGPSSVRSSLEFFGNYNVSLKDRKLIAVGSGTRKAMEESGIKADGVVNAADVDRLINIIKT, encoded by the coding sequence ATGGGAGATCGCAACAAGCAGCCGGTTATTCTGCTGAAGGTTCCGTCCTCCGATGATTTCTATGGTTCGGCGTTGCGCAGCCATAACCTGGATCCCATCTTCATTACTCCCTCGCATTTTGTGTTCAAGAATCTGAAGCAATTGCAAGCCAAGTTGCATGAGCCGCACAAATATGCCGGGATTATATTTGCATCCCCGCGCTGTGTCCAAGCTGTAAACGAGGCACTAGGAAAGACACCACTTCCTAGTTGCTGGCGTGCGTTACACAATTATTCCCTAGGCAAGAACACGCACAGCGCCGCCTGGATAACATTCCAGAATCTTCCGACTCTGGGCGATCATGCCGTGAATGCAAACAATCTGTGCGATCTGATCGTGGAGACGTTTGGACCCAAGAGGGATCTGCCACTGCTCATGCCCTGCGGCAATGGCGTGGGTCAGACACTGCGCCTCCGTTTGGTCGCCCAGGGATTCCGGGTGGATGCCTGCGAAGTGTACGAGAGTCGGTCGCATCCGGATTTCGTCAATCAGATGCGGCACGCCCTCAAATTCAAGCGAATGGAAACGATTGTGTTCTTCGGACCCTCCAGTGTCCGCAGCTCCTTGGAGTTCTTTGGGAACTACAACGTTTCGCTTAAGGATCGCAAGCTGATAGCCGTGGGCAGTGGCACCAGGAAGGCAATGGAGGAATCTGGAATTAAGGCGGACGGAGTCGTGAATGCTGCTGACGTCGACCGCCTGATAAATATCATCAAAACATAG